A genomic segment from Cyanobium sp. NIES-981 encodes:
- a CDS encoding DUF3721 domain-containing protein, producing MAPSSAILLLSAATLAGLVAAPPAVQAHSKGLYRTQAEAEQQARKLGCSGTHRNNGLWMPCSSERHLHQELRQQ from the coding sequence ATGGCGCCTTCCTCCGCGATCCTGCTGCTGTCCGCCGCCACGCTCGCGGGCCTCGTGGCTGCCCCTCCTGCCGTTCAGGCCCACAGCAAGGGCCTCTACCGGACCCAGGCCGAGGCCGAACAACAGGCCCGCAAGCTGGGCTGCAGCGGCACCCACCGGAACAACGGCCTGTGGATGCCCTGCAGCAGTGAGCGCCACCTTCACCAGGAGCTGCGCCAGCAATGA
- the argF gene encoding ornithine carbamoyltransferase, with protein sequence MVSQPQSQAHAAAGVSDPVAPLAALGSLRGSDLLSSADLDPAQTKALLELASALKHGERRFDLGGKVLGLIFTKASTRTRTSFTVAMARLGGQTIDLNPQVTQVGRGEPVADTARVLSRYVDALAIRTFAQEELEEYAHWASVPVINALTDLEHPCQALADYLTLQEAFGSGPRDLAGLTLSYVGDGNNVAHSLMLCGALLGVNVRIGCPVGFEPDGHVLERSLAIAAEQGCTVEVHHEPVAAVRGAHALYTDVWASMGQEEEKESRDAAFAGWCLDEELIAEADPRAIVLHCLPAYRGKEISAGAMEGSASRIFDQAENRLHAQQALLAALLGAEI encoded by the coding sequence ATGGTCAGCCAGCCCCAGTCCCAGGCCCACGCTGCCGCTGGCGTCAGCGACCCCGTGGCACCGCTGGCAGCGCTCGGCTCCCTCCGGGGGAGTGATCTGCTGTCATCGGCCGACCTCGACCCAGCCCAGACCAAGGCCCTGCTGGAGCTGGCCAGCGCCCTGAAGCACGGGGAGCGCCGCTTCGATCTGGGCGGCAAGGTGCTGGGGCTGATCTTCACCAAGGCCTCCACCCGCACCCGCACCAGCTTCACGGTGGCGATGGCCCGCCTGGGGGGCCAGACCATCGACCTCAACCCCCAGGTGACCCAGGTGGGCCGGGGTGAGCCCGTGGCCGACACCGCCCGGGTGCTGAGCCGTTACGTCGATGCCCTGGCGATCCGCACCTTCGCCCAGGAGGAGCTCGAGGAGTATGCCCACTGGGCCTCGGTGCCGGTGATCAATGCCCTCACCGACCTGGAGCATCCCTGCCAGGCCCTGGCCGACTACCTCACCCTGCAGGAGGCCTTCGGAAGCGGCCCCCGGGATCTGGCCGGCCTCACCCTGAGCTATGTGGGCGATGGCAACAACGTGGCCCACTCGCTGATGCTCTGCGGCGCCCTGCTGGGCGTGAACGTGCGCATCGGTTGTCCGGTGGGGTTCGAGCCCGATGGCCATGTGCTGGAACGGTCCTTGGCGATCGCGGCGGAGCAGGGCTGCACGGTGGAGGTGCACCACGAGCCAGTGGCGGCCGTGCGCGGCGCCCACGCCCTCTACACCGATGTGTGGGCCTCCATGGGGCAGGAGGAGGAGAAGGAATCCCGTGATGCCGCCTTCGCCGGCTGGTGCCTGGATGAGGAGCTGATCGCCGAGGCCGACCCGCGCGCCATCGTGCTGCACTGCCTGCCGGCCTACCGGGGCAAGGAGATCAGCGCCGGGGCCATGGAGGGCAGCGCCAGCCGCATCTTCGATCAGGCGGAGAACCGGCTGCACGCCCAGCAGGCGCTGCTGGCGGCCCTGCTGGGCGCGGAGATCTAG
- the pdxH gene encoding pyridoxamine 5'-phosphate oxidase gives MDSRDAGRPDPSETQADLAALRRSYSRGGLRRAELADDPVEQFRQWFEQARGAALPEPNAMVLSTSAGERTSSRTVLLKAYDQRGFVFFTNYGSRKARQIASRPWVGLLFPWYPLERQVAIEGRAERISAAESLAYFSSRPWGSRLGAWVSQQSSVISSRKILELQWEHMKRRFADGDVPLPPSWGGFRVVPESIEFWQGRENRLHDRFLYRREGSSWRIERLAP, from the coding sequence ATGGACTCCCGGGACGCCGGCCGCCCGGATCCCTCCGAAACCCAGGCCGACCTGGCCGCCCTGCGCCGCTCCTACAGCCGCGGCGGCCTGCGGCGCGCCGAGCTGGCCGACGATCCCGTGGAGCAGTTCCGCCAGTGGTTCGAGCAGGCCCGCGGCGCCGCCCTGCCCGAGCCCAACGCCATGGTGCTGAGCACCTCCGCAGGGGAGCGCACCAGTTCCCGCACGGTGCTGCTCAAGGCCTACGACCAGCGGGGCTTCGTGTTCTTCACCAACTACGGCAGCCGCAAGGCCCGCCAGATCGCCTCCAGGCCGTGGGTGGGGCTGCTGTTCCCCTGGTATCCCCTGGAGCGCCAGGTGGCGATCGAGGGCCGCGCCGAGAGGATCTCGGCGGCCGAATCCCTCGCTTACTTCAGCTCCAGGCCCTGGGGCAGCCGCCTCGGGGCCTGGGTCTCCCAGCAGAGCAGCGTGATCAGCTCCCGCAAGATCCTGGAGCTGCAGTGGGAGCACATGAAGCGGCGCTTCGCCGATGGGGATGTGCCCCTGCCGCCCAGCTGGGGGGGATTCCGGGTCGTGCCCGAGAGCATCGAGTTCTGGCAGGGCCGCGAGAACCGGCTGCATGACCGCTTTCTCTATCGCCGGGAGGGGAGCAGCTGGCGGATCGAACGGTTGGCACCCTGA
- a CDS encoding fatty acid desaturase, translating into MRPNPWCGPILAAWIILGWLVSLLAGLLQPLQQLSPALVVLSVLARTFLQTGLFIVGHDAIHGVLLPQHRRLNDRIGCFALGLYAALPYRQCRRNHRLHHLAPASPADPDVHPDPHAGVLTWYARFMAGYLSVRQMGALLSGWALLGLVASLVTPTAWLNVLVFCTLPLVLSSAQLFAFGTYLPHRGGRGRDGAHQVHSLRLPPWLSLLACYHFGYHHEHHAAPSLAWHELPRLAATPGWDRLPANLCNSPLSPACGLPLASTGDDKQGYAAHGHDG; encoded by the coding sequence TTGAGGCCCAACCCCTGGTGCGGACCCATCCTGGCCGCCTGGATCATCCTGGGCTGGCTGGTCTCGTTGCTGGCGGGGCTGCTTCAGCCCCTGCAGCAGCTCTCGCCTGCCCTTGTGGTACTGAGCGTTCTGGCCCGCACCTTTCTGCAGACGGGCCTCTTCATCGTGGGGCATGACGCCATCCACGGTGTGCTGCTGCCCCAGCACAGGCGCCTGAACGACCGGATCGGCTGCTTCGCCCTGGGCCTGTATGCAGCCCTCCCCTACCGGCAATGCCGCCGCAACCACCGGTTGCATCACCTGGCACCGGCGAGCCCTGCTGATCCCGATGTGCATCCAGACCCCCACGCCGGAGTGCTCACCTGGTATGCCCGCTTCATGGCGGGCTATCTGAGCGTGCGGCAGATGGGGGCACTGCTCAGCGGCTGGGCCCTGCTGGGTCTCGTGGCGAGCCTGGTCACGCCAACGGCGTGGCTCAACGTGCTGGTGTTCTGCACCCTGCCCCTGGTGCTCAGCTCGGCCCAGCTGTTTGCCTTCGGCACCTATCTGCCCCACCGCGGGGGCCGAGGCCGCGATGGCGCCCACCAGGTCCACAGCCTTCGCTTGCCGCCCTGGCTGTCGCTGCTGGCCTGCTACCACTTCGGCTACCACCACGAGCACCATGCGGCTCCGAGCCTGGCCTGGCACGAACTTCCCCGGCTGGCCGCCACCCCCGGGTGGGACAGGCTCCCCGCCAACCTTTGCAACAGCCCGCTCTCGCCGGCCTGCGGCCTCCCCCTAGCTTCGACAGGGGACGACAAGCAAGGGTATGCAGCCCATGGACACGATGGTTGA
- a CDS encoding DUF1499 domain-containing protein has product MACRSHAHATADVNADVNADVNQEAGSVMVLLQSWLLALSFGLFHLVGPVPAELGVREGALAACPSPAHCARADWPVADPQAALAVVLPALMAQPRVTLEVQSPGYVHATASSALFGFVDDVELYADAGRGVLQARSVSRLGESDLGVNARRLDTLALALEQDGASLRGSRPSRADPEPGA; this is encoded by the coding sequence ATGGCATGTCGATCCCATGCCCATGCCACTGCCGATGTCAACGCCGATGTCAACGCCGATGTCAATCAGGAGGCTGGTTCTGTGATGGTGCTGCTGCAGTCCTGGCTTCTGGCCCTCAGCTTCGGACTGTTTCACCTGGTCGGTCCGGTGCCGGCGGAGCTGGGGGTCCGCGAGGGGGCCCTGGCGGCGTGTCCGTCCCCCGCCCACTGTGCCCGGGCCGACTGGCCGGTGGCCGATCCCCAGGCTGCGCTGGCCGTGGTGCTGCCGGCGCTGATGGCCCAGCCCCGGGTGACGCTGGAGGTGCAGAGCCCCGGCTACGTGCACGCCACCGCCAGCAGTGCCCTCTTCGGCTTCGTCGACGACGTGGAGCTCTATGCCGATGCCGGCCGCGGTGTGTTGCAGGCCCGCTCGGTGTCACGGCTGGGTGAGTCCGATCTGGGCGTGAATGCCCGGCGGCTGGACACCCTGGCGTTGGCGCTCGAACAGGACGGTGCGAGCCTCAGAGGGAGTCGGCCGTCCCGAGCTGATCCTGAACCCGGCGCTTGA
- a CDS encoding MerR family transcriptional regulator: MRAAGQQIGAVAKRSGVSVKTIRFYCDQGLLHPASRSEGRYRLFDASIYEDLSLIRTLRAIEIPLATIRTVLEARRSGICTCENLQTTIRDKTGEIHQRIEDLKALEAELVRMLSSWETCGRPSPQDHQDKVRGPARTRPIRSPGGA, from the coding sequence ATGCGGGCTGCCGGTCAGCAGATCGGGGCGGTGGCGAAGCGTTCCGGCGTGTCGGTCAAGACCATTCGCTTCTATTGCGACCAGGGACTGCTGCACCCGGCCTCCCGCAGTGAAGGGCGGTACAGGCTCTTTGATGCATCGATCTACGAGGATCTGTCCCTGATCCGCACCCTGCGGGCCATCGAGATCCCCCTGGCCACGATCAGAACGGTGCTGGAGGCGCGGCGCTCCGGAATCTGCACCTGTGAAAACCTCCAGACCACGATCCGTGACAAGACCGGCGAGATCCACCAGCGGATTGAAGACCTGAAGGCCCTGGAGGCCGAGCTCGTGCGCATGCTCAGCAGTTGGGAGACCTGCGGTCGGCCGTCGCCCCAGGACCACCAGGACAAAGTGCGTGGTCCTGCTCGCACACGACCCATTCGCAGCCCTGGCGGCGCCTGA
- the lexA gene encoding transcriptional repressor LexA has translation MCISASPPVPQSLPSALTSAQQELYDWLVDYIGQHRHSPSIRQMMQAMGLRSPAPIQSRLRHLQQKGWITWQEGQARTLQLLGAASSGIPVLGSVAAGGLVETFDDVQERLDLAPLLETRGLFALTVNGDSMVDAHIADGDVVLLEPVTDPARLRAGTIVSALVPGSGTTLKHFHRNGATVTLEAANPAYAPIVLPAEQVTVQGKLVAVWRQV, from the coding sequence ATGTGTATCAGTGCCTCGCCTCCTGTGCCCCAGTCCCTGCCCTCGGCCCTCACCTCCGCCCAGCAGGAGCTCTACGACTGGCTGGTGGACTACATCGGCCAGCACCGCCACAGCCCCTCGATCCGCCAGATGATGCAGGCCATGGGCCTGCGCTCGCCGGCGCCGATCCAGAGCCGCCTGCGGCACCTGCAGCAGAAGGGCTGGATCACCTGGCAGGAGGGCCAGGCCCGCACCCTGCAGCTGCTGGGGGCCGCCAGCAGCGGCATCCCCGTGCTCGGCTCGGTGGCGGCCGGGGGTCTGGTGGAAACCTTCGACGATGTGCAGGAACGGCTCGACCTGGCGCCCCTGCTGGAAACCAGGGGCCTCTTCGCCCTCACCGTGAACGGCGACTCGATGGTGGATGCCCACATCGCCGATGGCGACGTGGTGCTGCTCGAACCGGTGACGGATCCGGCGCGGCTGCGGGCCGGCACGATCGTGAGTGCCCTGGTGCCGGGCAGCGGCACCACCCTCAAGCACTTCCACCGCAACGGCGCCACGGTGACGCTGGAGGCCGCCAATCCCGCCTATGCACCGATCGTGCTGCCGGCCGAACAGGTGACCGTGCAGGGCAAGCTCGTGGCCGTGTGGCGCCAGGTGTGA
- the ftsH gene encoding ATP-dependent zinc metalloprotease FtsH, giving the protein MPIRQDDNRPQRRFGLINLILIGFGVLLLFSNFLPNGNSQVPRVPYSLFIDQVNDDGVKRAYITQEQIRYELKEPPAEGAPTVLATTPIFDMELPQRLEQHGVEFAAAPPQKPNFFTTLLSWVVPPLIFILVLQFFARRSGMGGGAQGALSFTKSKAKVYVPDEESRVTFADVAGVDEAKTELTEIVDFLKTPERYAAIGARIPKGVLLVGPPGTGKTLLSKAVAGEAGVPFFIISGSEFVELFVGAGAARVRDLFEEAKKKAPCIIFIDELDAIGKSRSGSMGVVGGNDEREQTLNQLLTEMDGFAAQDKPVIVLAATNQPETLDAALLRPGRFDRQVLVDRPDLSGRKKILDIYAHKVKLAEGVDLDKIAQATSGFAGADLANLVNEAALLAARAYRTTVEQGDLNEAIERVVAGLEKKSRVLQPDEKKVVAYHEVGHAIVGHLMPGGAKVAKISIVPRGMSALGYTLQLPTEERFLNSKEDLEGQIATLLGGRSAEEIVFGEVTTGAANDLQRATDIAEQMVGTYGMSDTLGPLAYDKQGGSRFLGGPSNPRRVVSDATAQAIDKEVRSLVDRAHDRALAILRHNRSLLESISQEILEKEVIEGDNLRNLLAESVMPEEAKALV; this is encoded by the coding sequence ATGCCGATCCGCCAGGACGACAACCGGCCCCAGCGGCGCTTCGGCCTGATCAATCTGATTCTGATCGGCTTCGGCGTTCTGCTCCTGTTCAGCAACTTCCTGCCCAACGGCAACTCCCAGGTGCCGCGGGTGCCCTACTCCCTGTTCATCGACCAGGTGAACGACGACGGCGTCAAGCGCGCCTACATCACCCAGGAGCAGATCCGCTACGAGCTCAAGGAGCCTCCGGCGGAAGGGGCCCCCACGGTGCTGGCCACCACGCCGATCTTCGACATGGAGCTGCCCCAGCGCCTGGAGCAGCACGGCGTGGAGTTCGCCGCCGCACCGCCCCAGAAACCCAATTTCTTCACCACGCTGCTGAGCTGGGTGGTGCCGCCCCTGATCTTCATCCTGGTGCTGCAGTTCTTCGCCCGCCGCAGCGGCATGGGCGGCGGTGCCCAGGGGGCCCTGAGCTTCACCAAGAGCAAGGCCAAGGTGTATGTGCCGGATGAGGAATCCCGGGTCACCTTCGCCGATGTGGCCGGCGTGGATGAGGCCAAGACCGAACTCACCGAGATCGTTGACTTCCTCAAGACCCCCGAGCGCTACGCCGCCATCGGCGCCCGCATCCCCAAGGGGGTGCTGCTGGTGGGCCCCCCCGGCACCGGCAAGACCCTGCTCTCCAAGGCCGTGGCCGGTGAGGCCGGCGTGCCCTTCTTCATCATCTCCGGCTCCGAATTCGTGGAGCTGTTCGTGGGCGCCGGTGCGGCCCGGGTGCGCGACCTGTTCGAGGAGGCCAAGAAGAAGGCCCCCTGCATCATCTTCATCGACGAACTCGACGCCATCGGCAAGAGCCGTTCCGGCTCCATGGGCGTGGTGGGCGGCAACGACGAACGGGAGCAGACCCTCAACCAGCTGCTCACCGAAATGGACGGTTTCGCCGCCCAGGACAAGCCGGTGATCGTGCTGGCGGCCACCAACCAGCCCGAAACCCTCGATGCCGCCCTGCTGCGTCCGGGCCGCTTCGACCGCCAGGTGCTGGTGGACCGCCCCGACCTCTCCGGCCGCAAGAAGATCCTCGACATCTATGCCCACAAGGTGAAGCTGGCCGAGGGGGTGGACCTCGACAAGATCGCCCAGGCCACCAGCGGCTTCGCCGGCGCCGACCTGGCCAACCTGGTGAACGAGGCGGCTCTGCTGGCCGCCCGCGCCTACCGCACCACCGTGGAGCAGGGCGACCTGAACGAGGCGATCGAGCGGGTGGTGGCCGGCCTGGAGAAGAAGAGCCGCGTGCTCCAGCCCGATGAGAAGAAGGTGGTGGCCTACCACGAAGTGGGCCACGCCATCGTGGGCCACCTGATGCCCGGCGGGGCCAAGGTGGCCAAGATCTCGATCGTGCCCCGCGGCATGAGCGCCCTCGGCTACACCCTCCAGCTCCCCACCGAGGAACGCTTCCTCAACTCCAAGGAAGACCTCGAGGGTCAGATCGCCACCCTGCTCGGGGGCCGCAGCGCCGAGGAGATCGTGTTCGGCGAAGTGACCACCGGCGCCGCCAACGACCTGCAGCGCGCCACCGACATCGCCGAACAGATGGTGGGCACCTACGGCATGAGCGACACCCTCGGCCCCCTGGCCTACGACAAGCAGGGCGGCAGCCGCTTCCTGGGCGGCCCCAGCAACCCGCGCCGCGTGGTGAGTGACGCCACGGCCCAGGCGATCGACAAGGAGGTGCGCTCCCTGGTGGACCGGGCCCACGACCGGGCCCTGGCGATCCTGCGCCACAACCGCTCCCTGCTCGAGAGCATCTCCCAGGAGATCCTCGAGAAGGAGGTAATCGAGGGTGACAACCTGCGCAACCTGCTGGCCGAGAGCGTGATGCCGGAAGAGGCCAAGGCCCTGGTCTGA
- a CDS encoding Nif11-like leader peptide family natural product precursor, with protein MATCDLTAPEAVHPSAEALHQLKELLQHDTAFAQALRTTDTTEAAARLAAEHGIHVTPEALWRHRGTLESGGLPTWRG; from the coding sequence ATGGCCACCTGCGATCTCACGGCCCCCGAGGCCGTTCATCCCTCCGCTGAGGCGCTGCATCAGCTCAAGGAGCTGCTGCAGCACGACACCGCCTTTGCCCAGGCCTTGCGCACCACCGACACCACGGAGGCTGCAGCCCGGTTGGCTGCCGAGCATGGCATCCACGTGACGCCAGAAGCGCTCTGGCGCCATCGCGGCACGCTGGAAAGCGGCGGCTTGCCCACCTGGCGGGGCTGA
- a CDS encoding Crp/Fnr family transcriptional regulator, with the protein MHLTSKTALDTIRAMARHQAVLTIEPGQVIFRSGDRGDCLYGVLEGSVELEWNAGEMTERIGPGETFGIGAFLDPEHRRFGTARAMSEGKLLVMNQQEFLFAVQETPMFALEMLQSLGARLRDLKRRVQDQLGTADSL; encoded by the coding sequence ATGCATCTCACCTCCAAAACCGCACTGGACACGATCCGGGCCATGGCCAGACACCAGGCGGTGCTGACCATCGAGCCCGGCCAGGTGATCTTCCGCAGTGGCGACCGCGGTGACTGCCTCTACGGGGTGCTCGAGGGCTCCGTGGAGCTGGAGTGGAACGCAGGGGAGATGACCGAACGGATCGGCCCCGGCGAGACCTTCGGCATCGGCGCCTTCCTCGACCCGGAGCACCGGCGCTTCGGCACGGCCCGTGCCATGAGCGAGGGCAAGCTGCTGGTGATGAACCAGCAGGAGTTCCTGTTCGCCGTTCAGGAAACGCCGATGTTCGCCCTGGAGATGCTCCAGTCGCTGGGGGCACGGCTGCGGGATCTCAAGCGCCGGGTTCAGGATCAGCTCGGGACGGCCGACTCCCTCTGA
- a CDS encoding orange carotenoid-binding protein: MFTLQKATQIFPETLRADVVPAITARFRLLSAEDQLALIWFAYLEMGKTITIAAPGAARMQFAEGVLQQIRGMSFPEQSQVMCDLANRTDSEICRTYASWSVNIKLGFWYQLGEWMAEGVVAPIPEGYQLSANALAVLDSLKAVDQGQQITLLRNFVEDMGFDPAKGTGQQVMEPVVAATPEEKRTKVFIEGVINPTVNNYMDLLNANDFDALIELFLPDGALQPPFQKPIVGRDAILNFFRQDCQNLRLLPERGYAEPTEGNFTQIKVTGKVQTPWFGAGVGMNVAWRFLLDPEGKIYFVAIDLLASPAELLKFRR, from the coding sequence ATGTTCACGCTACAGAAAGCTACTCAGATCTTTCCGGAAACTCTCCGGGCTGATGTGGTTCCGGCGATCACGGCACGGTTCCGCCTTCTGAGCGCAGAAGATCAACTCGCCCTGATCTGGTTTGCCTACCTGGAGATGGGCAAAACCATCACCATTGCCGCTCCGGGGGCAGCCAGGATGCAGTTTGCCGAGGGCGTGCTGCAGCAGATCCGGGGGATGAGCTTTCCAGAGCAGAGCCAGGTGATGTGCGACCTGGCCAACCGCACCGACTCCGAAATCTGCCGCACCTACGCCAGCTGGTCAGTGAACATCAAGCTGGGCTTCTGGTATCAGCTTGGCGAGTGGATGGCCGAAGGCGTCGTGGCCCCGATTCCCGAGGGCTATCAGCTTTCCGCCAATGCCCTGGCCGTGCTCGATTCCCTCAAGGCCGTGGATCAGGGGCAGCAGATCACCCTGCTGCGCAACTTCGTGGAGGACATGGGCTTTGATCCCGCCAAAGGCACGGGTCAGCAGGTGATGGAGCCCGTGGTGGCTGCGACTCCAGAAGAGAAGCGCACCAAGGTGTTCATCGAAGGGGTGATCAACCCCACGGTGAACAACTACATGGATCTGCTCAATGCCAACGATTTCGATGCCCTCATCGAGCTCTTCCTTCCCGATGGTGCTCTGCAGCCTCCCTTCCAGAAACCGATTGTGGGCAGGGATGCGATCCTGAACTTCTTCCGCCAGGATTGCCAGAATCTCAGGCTCCTGCCGGAGCGGGGCTATGCCGAGCCCACCGAAGGCAACTTCACCCAGATCAAGGTCACCGGCAAGGTGCAGACCCCCTGGTTCGGTGCTGGGGTGGGCATGAACGTGGCCTGGCGGTTCCTGCTCGACCCCGAAGGGAAGATCTACTTCGTGGCCATCGACCTGCTGGCCTCCCCGGCGGAGCTGCTGAAGTTTCGCCGTTGA
- a CDS encoding IS481 family transposase translates to MHSHPNARLTLISRQRLICRHLDEGVPLKALAAAAGISLRTAYKWLGRFREGGPAALADRRSVRRSQRRTLDPQRLQHAVDLRHQRCTLRRIAHSLQAPLSTVGRVLKALGLGRLRNLEPRPPVRRYQWQRPGEMIHVDTKQLARFRQVGHRITGDRRLGSSRGAGYEKVHVAIDDATRLAYVEVLPDEKKATTVGFLARAVGWFSDQGITCKRILSDNGSAYRSGEWRKACKALDLKPIRTRPYTPRTNGKAERFIRTLLEEWAYGMSFQTSEERNQWLSRYLGIYNGRRCHMALGSITPLQSLQRLQIAE, encoded by the coding sequence ATGCATAGCCACCCCAATGCGCGACTGACACTGATCAGTCGACAACGCCTGATTTGTCGGCACCTCGATGAGGGCGTGCCGCTCAAGGCCCTTGCGGCCGCTGCGGGAATCAGCCTGCGCACCGCCTACAAGTGGCTGGGCCGGTTCCGTGAAGGAGGTCCAGCGGCTCTGGCGGATCGACGGAGCGTTCGCCGCAGCCAACGGCGGACGCTCGATCCGCAGCGACTGCAGCACGCTGTGGACTTACGGCACCAGCGCTGCACCCTGCGCCGCATCGCCCATTCGCTGCAGGCGCCCCTCTCCACCGTGGGCAGGGTGCTCAAGGCGCTCGGCCTGGGCCGTCTCCGGAACCTGGAGCCCAGGCCACCGGTGCGCCGCTACCAGTGGCAGCGGCCCGGCGAGATGATCCACGTCGACACCAAACAGCTGGCGCGGTTCCGCCAGGTGGGGCACCGAATCACCGGCGATCGGCGGCTGGGCTCCTCCCGTGGTGCCGGCTATGAGAAGGTCCACGTGGCCATTGATGACGCCACCCGGCTGGCCTACGTCGAGGTGCTCCCTGACGAGAAGAAGGCCACCACCGTGGGCTTCCTGGCCCGGGCAGTGGGCTGGTTCTCAGATCAAGGCATCACCTGCAAGCGGATCCTCTCGGACAACGGTTCGGCCTACCGATCCGGCGAGTGGCGAAAAGCCTGCAAGGCCCTGGATCTCAAGCCGATCCGCACCAGGCCGTACACACCCCGCACCAATGGCAAGGCGGAGCGATTCATCCGCACCCTGCTGGAGGAATGGGCCTACGGCATGTCCTTTCAGACCTCCGAGGAGCGGAACCAGTGGCTAAGCCGATATCTCGGGATCTACAACGGTCGTAGGTGCCACATGGCCCTAGGAAGCATCACGCCACTTCAGTCGCTCCAGCGGCTGCAGATCGCTGAATAA
- a CDS encoding reprolysin-like metallopeptidase — MADDGAAGPVGIAIEGIVDRRWARALDRFSGGDGVVHYWINRRGSGGAVPISRVEARFIRRVFSRVDQVTGLRLVEKRSRRASDIDVSNVVDLGGSTIGLARMRRGWFELFWEDRIGSGLSRGERRTITHEIGHAFGLDHPFGSGFNPLYDTSDTIMSYNTTRNSTFTASDVRALQFLWGA, encoded by the coding sequence GTGGCTGACGACGGGGCGGCAGGGCCGGTGGGGATCGCCATCGAGGGCATCGTGGATCGGCGCTGGGCCCGTGCGCTGGACCGCTTCTCCGGTGGCGACGGGGTGGTGCACTACTGGATCAACCGCAGGGGATCTGGTGGCGCCGTGCCGATCTCGCGGGTCGAAGCCCGGTTCATCCGCAGGGTGTTCTCCCGGGTGGATCAGGTGACAGGCCTGCGGCTGGTGGAGAAGCGATCCCGGCGCGCGTCCGACATCGATGTGAGCAACGTGGTGGATCTCGGTGGCTCCACCATCGGGCTGGCCAGGATGCGCAGGGGCTGGTTCGAGCTGTTCTGGGAGGACAGGATCGGATCGGGTCTGAGCCGGGGCGAACGCCGCACGATCACCCACGAGATCGGCCACGCGTTCGGCCTGGATCATCCGTTCGGCAGCGGATTCAACCCGCTCTATGACACCTCCGACACGATCATGTCGTACAACACCACCCGCAACAGCACCTTCACCGCCTCGGATGTGCGTGCCCTTCAGTTTCTCTGGGGGGCCTGA
- a CDS encoding DUF305 domain-containing protein, producing the protein MALGAPGLARAQPSPSMPGMDHRHHATAAPAAGEEAGHGSHAHDVGPAGETYDLRFLDAMVQHHTGALRMSEFVFGIGEPGVGALATTIWREQAREIRAMGLWRKAWYPEAPIYPVALRPGGNPDAMADLERMGSAQIEAMQMVTTKPTRANRVVWFLESMIEHHGGALQMAHDALEKSSTPTIRRLAREIIVTQRLEIIQLRRMLQHDGLNKPAYYRFDPLFSL; encoded by the coding sequence ATGGCTCTCGGGGCCCCCGGGCTGGCCAGGGCCCAGCCGTCACCCTCCATGCCCGGCATGGATCACCGGCACCATGCAACGGCCGCCCCCGCCGCTGGAGAGGAGGCCGGCCATGGCTCCCATGCCCATGACGTGGGACCTGCCGGGGAGACCTACGACCTCCGTTTCCTGGACGCGATGGTGCAGCACCACACCGGAGCGCTGCGGATGAGCGAGTTCGTCTTCGGGATCGGCGAGCCGGGCGTCGGCGCCCTGGCCACCACGATCTGGCGCGAGCAGGCCCGGGAGATCAGGGCCATGGGGCTGTGGCGCAAGGCCTGGTACCCCGAGGCCCCCATCTACCCCGTGGCGCTCCGGCCGGGCGGCAACCCCGACGCCATGGCCGATCTGGAACGCATGGGTTCAGCGCAGATCGAGGCAATGCAGATGGTGACGACCAAGCCCACCAGGGCCAACCGGGTGGTGTGGTTTCTCGAGAGCATGATTGAGCACCATGGCGGAGCGCTTCAGATGGCCCACGATGCCCTGGAGAAATCCAGCACCCCCACGATCCGCCGCCTGGCCAGGGAGATCATCGTAACCCAGCGCCTCGAGATCATCCAGCTGCGGCGCATGCTGCAGCACGACGGCCTCAACAAACCCGCGTATTACCGGTTCGATCCGCTGTTCTCCCTCTGA